The Triticum aestivum cultivar Chinese Spring chromosome 3A, IWGSC CS RefSeq v2.1, whole genome shotgun sequence genome includes a region encoding these proteins:
- the LOC123061310 gene encoding pentatricopeptide repeat-containing protein At1g10910, chloroplastic has translation MEAASLPLATSRFLSPPAAAASCSRTRSLPFVRAANQALEARKVPKAQRPSPRRNAVAEVKAAPDPVAALTRLEDVLQTQDCNIILRHYGEIRRWDVLSKVFGWMQEHDMLNIASYSSYFKYLGLSRNAAKALQVYGSIQDQSTRVNVSVCNSLLGCLVKNGRSDSTFKLYDEMIRGGLSPDLFTYSTLLSGCMKLKHGYAKAMELINELNSRGLQMDSVIYGTLLAICASHNYCEEAEAYFKKLKDKGHNPNLFHYSSLLNAYSVNSYYEKAELLMKDLRSSGLTPNKVILTTLLKVYSKGGLFEKAKELLTELEASGFAQDEMAYCILIDALAKGGKIWEATMVFNEMKEKGVKSDGYAFSIMISALHRSGYREEAKNLAKEFEDQNATYDLVMLNTSLRAYCNTYDTESVMRMLKKMDELNISPDDITFNTLIRYFCKAKVYHLAYKTIVDMHTKGHQLNEELCSEVMVQLGEAGFPSEAFSVYNMMRYSKRTVCKSLHEKVLGILVPAGLLKDAYIVIKDNGESISPRSLEKFATQFMISGNINLINDVMKALNHSGWRISQETFGRAIQRYIQKPDKKQLLLCLLDWMTGQGYSVDSSSRNLVLKNAQLFGQKQLIAEILSKQQAASRITNKLID, from the exons ATGGAAGCCGCGTCCTTGCCGCTCGCCACCTCCCGCTTCCTCTCCCCGCCAGCGGCTGCGGCGTCCTGCTCCCGCACGAGGAGCCTCCCTTTCGTCCGCGCCGCCAATCAGGCACTGGAAGCACGTAAAGTCCCCAAAGCCCAGCGGCCGTCACCCCGGCGCAACGCCGTCGCTGAGGTCAAGGCCGCCCCCGACCCCGTCGCTGCCCTAACCAG GCTCGAAGATGTGTTGCAGACACAGGACTGCAACATAATCTTGCGCCACTATGGAGAAATCAGGCGATGGGATGTGCTTTCTAAG GTCTTCGGGTGGATGCAGGAGCATGACATGCTCAACATTGCGTCTTACAGCAGCTATTTCAAGTACCTGGGGTTGAGCCGTAATGCTGCGAAAGCTCTGCAAGTGTACGGTTCCATTCAGGACCAGTCGACCAGAGTCAATGTTTCTGTTTGTAATTCTCTTCTCGGGTGCTTGGTGAAGAACGGGAGATCCGACAGCACCTTCAAGCTTTATGATGAGATGATACGAGGAGGTCTATCACCTGATCTCTTCACCTACAGTACT CTGCTGTCAGGGTGCATGAAGTTGAAGCACGGGTACGCTAAGGCAATGGAGTTGATCAATGAGCTCAACTCACGCGGTCTTCAGATGGATAGTGTAATATATGGTACCCTCTTGGCAATATGTGCATCTCATAACTACTGTGAGGAAGCTGAGGCATACTTCAAGAAATTGAAGGATAAAGGCCATAATCCTAATCTGTTTCACTACAGTTCCCTGTTGAACGCGTATTCAGTAAATTCTTATTATGAAAAAGCTGAGCTGTTGATGAAAGATTTGAGGTCTTCTGGTTTAACACCAAATAAG GTTATACTGACCACTTTGTTGAAGGTATATTCTAAAGGTGGTCTGTTTGAGAAGGCTAAGGAGTTGCTAACTGAATTGGAAGCCTCAGGCTTTGCACAGGATGAG ATGGCATATTGCATATTGATTGATGCACTTGCCAAAGGAGGAAAGATATGGGAAGCAACAATGGTGTTCaatgaaatgaaagaaaaaggtgTCAAGTCTG ATGGCTATGCATTTAGTATCATGATTTCAGCATTACATCGAAGTGGTTATCGTGAAGAAGCAAAAAATCTTGCAAAAGAATTTGAGGATCAGAATGCCACATATGATCTTGTTATGCTTAACACATCACTTCGTGCTTACTGCAATACATATGATACGGAAAGTGTAATgagaatgctgaagaaaatggatgaGTTGAATATATCACCTGATGATATCACGTTTAATACCTTAATAAGGTACTTCTGCAAGGCAAAGGTCTATCACCTAGCATACAAGACGATTGTAGATATGCATACGAAAGGCCATCAACTGAATGAG GAGCTTTGTTCTGAGGTAATGGTGCAGCTAGGAGAAGCAGGTTTTCCTTCTGAAGCGTTTTCTGTGTATAATATGATGAGATATAGTAAGAGAACAGTTTGTAAATCTCTTCACGAGAAGGTTTTAGGCATCTTAGTTCCAGCAGGACTTCTGAAGGATGCCTATATAGTTATTAAG GACAATGGAGAGTCGATATCTCCACGCTCTTTGGAGAAATTTGCTACACAATTCATGATCTCTGGCAACATAAATTTGATTAACGATGTTATGAAAGCCCTAAACCATTCAGGATGGCGTATAAGCCAG GAAACCTTTGGTAGAGCAATTCAGCGATACATCCAGAAGCCCGATAAGAAGCAACTATTGTTATGCCTCTTGGACTGGATGACTGGTCAAGGCTATTCCGTGGACTCATCATCAAGGAACTTGGTTTTGAAAAATGCACAACTCTTTGGCCAAAAACAACTGATAGCAGAAATCCTTTCAAAGCAGCAAGCAGCTTCAAGGATAACAAATAAGCTCATTGATTAA
- the LOC123061311 gene encoding uncharacterized protein, whose translation MGPGVAPVVGGDPVAYPGSGHRPRPREASRTLGDLSADPVHLSFVGGQAGGLTPNRATREEVIAFDGIPDPVSEGRRISSRLQEHPDVDDMQLRCALRAAKLRDIEVTTGYLQSHRVDPHVVVTHFDGGQGAFGYCVYPMGDDSTGYF comes from the exons ATGGGTCCTGGTGTTGCGCCAGTGGTTGGTGGGGATCCTGTGGCGTATCCGGGATCCGGACACCGGCCAAGGCCGCGTGAGGCTTCAAGGACTCTTGGTGATCTTTCAGCTGATCCAGTTCACTTGAGTTTTGTTGGGGGTCAGGCAGGCGGTCTTACCCCTAACAGGGCCACGAGGGAGGAGGTCATAGCTTTTGACGGGATCCCAGATCCTGTTTCTGAGGGGCGGCGGATAAGCAGCCGTCTCCAGGAGCATCCGGATGTGGACGACATGCAGCTAAGGTGCGCTTTGCgagcggccaagcttcgtgacattgaggtcactactg gttatcttcagagccacCGCGTTGATCCacatgtggtcgttactcacttcgacggaggccagggagcgtttggttactgcgtctacccgatgggagatgatAGCACGGGGTATTtttaa